Proteins co-encoded in one Corynebacterium lujinxingii genomic window:
- the rsmI gene encoding 16S rRNA (cytidine(1402)-2'-O)-methyltransferase, which yields MSDEHVSETQIPATGVVLAATPLGNIADASPRLVEALERADFVAAEDTRRTRALAAALGVEITGKVVSNFDHNEEHRSRELLDAARTGTVLVVTDAGMPIVSDPGHSIVAAAHDAGIPVTCIPGPSAVTTALALSGLNVGHFIFDGFVPRKSGARRAWLQSLVDERRAVCCFESPHRIAQLLADAADVLGPDRRAAVCRELTKTYEEVKRGSLAELAEWAADGVRGEITLVIEGGEPEQPEPEDLVERVLALVDTGERMKDAAKQVAKAHGVKVGDLYDAALDARN from the coding sequence ATGTCCGACGAGCACGTTTCTGAAACGCAGATCCCCGCAACCGGAGTTGTGCTCGCGGCGACACCGTTGGGAAACATCGCCGACGCGTCGCCGCGGCTCGTTGAAGCGCTTGAGCGGGCCGACTTCGTCGCCGCCGAGGACACCCGTCGCACGCGCGCGCTCGCCGCAGCCCTCGGCGTGGAGATCACCGGGAAGGTGGTGTCCAACTTCGACCACAACGAGGAGCACCGCTCGCGCGAGCTTTTAGACGCCGCCCGCACCGGCACCGTGCTCGTGGTCACTGACGCCGGCATGCCGATCGTCTCCGACCCCGGCCACTCGATTGTCGCCGCCGCCCACGACGCCGGGATCCCCGTGACCTGCATCCCCGGCCCGTCCGCGGTGACCACCGCACTCGCCCTATCGGGGCTGAACGTCGGCCACTTCATCTTCGACGGCTTCGTGCCCCGCAAGTCCGGCGCGCGCCGCGCGTGGCTGCAATCGCTTGTCGACGAGCGCCGCGCCGTGTGCTGCTTTGAATCCCCGCACCGCATCGCGCAATTGCTTGCCGACGCCGCCGACGTGCTCGGCCCCGACCGCCGCGCCGCCGTGTGCCGGGAGCTGACCAAAACCTATGAAGAGGTCAAGCGCGGCTCGCTTGCAGAACTCGCCGAGTGGGCGGCTGACGGCGTGCGCGGGGAGATCACCCTGGTCATCGAAGGCGGGGAGCCGGAGCAGCCGGAGCCGGAAGATTTAGTGGAGCGGGTGCTCGCGCTCGTCGATACGGGCGAGCGCATGAAAGACGCCGCAAAGCAGGTGGCTAAGGCCCATGGCGTGAAGGTGGGGGACCTCTACGACGCCGCGCTTGACGCGCGCAACTGA
- a CDS encoding BCCT family transporter: MSQRDPQRDPHDPDAEPRSTDPIKTEEASAAGQLAALLRADHDGTQPEYTDPEDSIEREADSEDAPVNWGIVAPLAIIVAAIVTWGLAAPDNFSNFADTAFGWVIDNLGWAFVLGGTVFVVFVLAISLSGFGTIRLGTADERPEFKTTSWIAMMFAAGMGIGLMFYGASEPLAMYNDGVPGHGEHEVGAAMAQTMFHWTLHPWAVYAIIGLAIAYSTFRLGRKQLLSSAFIPLMGEKAAKGWPGKIIDAFAVFATIFGTACSLGLGALQISSGLEASGFVDNPSTKLTIGIVSVLTLAFLLSAMSGVSKGIQWLSNANMVIAAVLAIFVFVFGPTVAQLNMLPTAVGNYLQNFFEMAARTAESQDGEAGEFLSGWTIFYWAWWISWSPFVGTFLARISRGRTVREFCLGVMLVPAGLSTVWFAIFGGTAIKMEQNGESIVGGGSNEEQLFNLLHSMPGGYVVGVFALLLLGTFFITSADSASTVMASMTQSGKTEAKPWLAAMWGLATAFVGLTLLVSGGSDALNSLQSVTIVAATPFLFILIALMFAIVKDMSNDSIYLDKKEQERFNRQLAIERRMYRDQQQLEERKAQVKGIFKSRSK; the protein is encoded by the coding sequence ATGTCTCAGCGTGACCCCCAAAGGGATCCACACGATCCCGATGCGGAGCCGCGGAGCACGGATCCGATTAAGACAGAAGAAGCGTCTGCAGCCGGCCAATTGGCTGCGCTGCTGCGCGCCGACCACGACGGCACGCAACCCGAATACACCGACCCAGAAGATTCCATCGAGCGCGAGGCCGACTCCGAAGACGCGCCGGTGAACTGGGGCATCGTGGCGCCGCTGGCGATCATCGTCGCGGCCATCGTGACCTGGGGCCTGGCCGCCCCGGATAACTTCTCCAACTTCGCCGACACGGCGTTCGGTTGGGTCATCGACAACTTGGGCTGGGCCTTCGTCCTCGGCGGCACCGTGTTTGTGGTGTTCGTTCTGGCGATCTCCCTGTCCGGCTTCGGCACCATCCGTCTCGGCACTGCAGACGAGCGCCCGGAGTTTAAGACCACGTCGTGGATCGCCATGATGTTCGCCGCCGGCATGGGCATCGGTTTGATGTTCTACGGCGCTTCCGAGCCGCTGGCGATGTACAACGACGGCGTGCCGGGCCACGGCGAACACGAGGTTGGCGCTGCGATGGCGCAGACGATGTTCCACTGGACGCTGCACCCGTGGGCGGTTTACGCCATTATCGGTCTGGCGATCGCTTACTCGACGTTCCGCCTCGGCCGCAAGCAGCTGCTGTCCAGCGCGTTTATCCCGCTGATGGGCGAGAAGGCCGCCAAGGGGTGGCCGGGCAAGATCATCGACGCCTTTGCCGTGTTCGCCACCATCTTCGGCACCGCCTGCTCCCTGGGGCTGGGCGCGCTGCAGATTTCCTCGGGTCTCGAGGCCTCCGGCTTTGTGGATAACCCGTCAACGAAGCTGACCATCGGCATCGTTTCCGTGCTCACCCTCGCATTCCTGCTGTCTGCGATGTCGGGTGTGTCCAAGGGCATTCAGTGGCTGTCCAACGCAAACATGGTCATCGCCGCTGTGCTGGCGATCTTCGTGTTCGTCTTCGGCCCGACGGTTGCGCAGCTGAACATGCTGCCGACCGCAGTGGGCAACTACCTGCAGAACTTCTTCGAAATGGCCGCGCGCACCGCCGAGAGCCAGGACGGTGAGGCCGGCGAGTTCCTCTCCGGCTGGACCATCTTCTACTGGGCATGGTGGATCTCCTGGTCGCCGTTCGTCGGCACGTTCCTGGCACGTATCTCGCGCGGTCGCACCGTGCGTGAATTCTGCCTCGGCGTGATGCTGGTTCCGGCCGGCCTGTCCACCGTCTGGTTCGCCATCTTCGGCGGCACCGCCATCAAGATGGAGCAAAACGGCGAGTCCATCGTCGGCGGCGGCTCCAACGAGGAGCAACTGTTCAACCTGCTGCACTCCATGCCGGGCGGCTACGTCGTGGGTGTGTTTGCTCTGCTGCTGCTGGGCACCTTCTTCATCACCTCGGCGGACTCCGCGTCGACTGTGATGGCGTCGATGACCCAGTCCGGCAAGACCGAGGCAAAGCCGTGGCTCGCCGCGATGTGGGGCTTGGCTACCGCGTTTGTGGGCCTGACGCTACTGGTCTCGGGTGGCTCGGACGCGCTGAATTCGCTGCAGTCCGTCACCATCGTGGCGGCGACGCCGTTCCTGTTCATCCTCATCGCGCTGATGTTCGCGATTGTCAAGGACATGTCGAACGACTCCATCTACCTGGATAAGAAGGAGCAGGAGCGCTTCAACCGTCAGCTGGCCATCGAGCGCCGCATGTACCGCGACCAGCAGCAGCTGGAAGAGCGCAAGGCGCAGGTCAAGGGCATCTTCAAGTCGCGTTCTAAGTAG
- the metG gene encoding methionine--tRNA ligase, protein MLGAMTAADTTQNVLVCVAWPYANGPRHIGHVAGFGVPSDVFARYQRMSGKNVLMVSGTDEHGTPLLVQADKEGVTVKELADRYNKQIVEDLAGLGLSYDLFTRTTTRNHYAVVQELFRGLNDNGYMVKETTKGAISPSTGRTLPDRYIEGTCPICGATDARGDQCDTCGNQLDPADLINPVSKINGETPEFVETEHYMLDLPALHDALEKWLSTREDWRPNVLKFSLNLLEDMRPRAMTRDIDWGIPIPVADWQDNPSKKLYVWFDAVVGYLSASIEWAHNTGNPDAWKEFWQNPDTEGYYFMGKDNITFHSQIWPAELLGYAGKGAKGGELHEYGELNLPTEVVSSEFLTMSGSKFSSSKGVVIYVKDFLKEFGADPLRYFIAVAGPENNDTDFTWDEFVRRVNNELANGWGNLVNRTVSMAHKNFGQVPAPGPLEASDERILNLAEETFTTAGEELRKARFKNAITKIMHVVGEANAYIAEQEPWKLAKDESQRERLATVLWTALQVVSDCNAMLTPFLPHTAQKVHETLGRDGVWAAEPRIEEIVDDADYNLVGVGLPEKGQTYLTITGDYTQQQAMWGRVEVTPGTALDKPQPLIAKLDPELGETGPEWAPVQK, encoded by the coding sequence ATGCTTGGTGCCATGACTGCTGCAGACACCACTCAAAACGTTCTTGTTTGCGTGGCCTGGCCTTACGCTAACGGCCCGCGCCACATCGGTCACGTCGCAGGATTCGGCGTGCCGTCCGACGTGTTTGCCCGCTACCAGCGAATGTCCGGCAAGAACGTGCTGATGGTCTCCGGCACCGACGAGCACGGCACGCCGCTGCTCGTGCAGGCGGACAAGGAAGGCGTGACCGTCAAGGAGTTGGCGGACCGCTACAACAAGCAGATTGTGGAGGACCTCGCCGGGCTCGGCCTGTCCTACGATCTGTTCACCCGCACTACCACGCGCAACCACTACGCGGTGGTCCAGGAGCTCTTCCGGGGCCTCAACGACAACGGCTACATGGTCAAGGAGACCACCAAGGGCGCGATCTCCCCGTCGACGGGCCGCACCCTGCCGGACCGCTACATTGAGGGCACCTGCCCGATCTGCGGCGCCACCGACGCCCGCGGCGACCAGTGCGACACCTGCGGCAACCAGTTGGACCCGGCGGATCTGATCAACCCGGTGTCCAAGATCAACGGCGAGACGCCGGAGTTTGTGGAGACCGAACACTACATGCTCGACCTGCCGGCGCTGCACGACGCGCTGGAGAAGTGGCTGTCCACCCGCGAGGATTGGCGCCCGAACGTGCTCAAGTTCTCCCTGAATCTGCTCGAGGACATGCGCCCGCGCGCGATGACCCGCGACATCGACTGGGGCATCCCGATTCCGGTTGCTGACTGGCAGGACAACCCGTCGAAGAAGCTCTACGTCTGGTTCGACGCGGTGGTCGGGTACCTGTCTGCGTCGATCGAGTGGGCCCACAACACCGGCAACCCGGACGCGTGGAAGGAGTTCTGGCAGAACCCGGACACCGAGGGCTACTACTTCATGGGCAAGGACAACATCACGTTCCACTCCCAGATCTGGCCGGCGGAACTCCTCGGCTACGCGGGCAAGGGTGCTAAGGGCGGCGAACTGCATGAATACGGTGAGCTGAACCTGCCGACGGAGGTTGTGTCCTCGGAGTTCCTCACCATGTCGGGCTCGAAGTTCTCGTCGTCGAAGGGCGTGGTCATCTACGTCAAGGATTTTTTGAAGGAGTTTGGTGCGGACCCGCTGCGTTACTTCATTGCGGTGGCTGGCCCGGAGAACAACGACACTGACTTCACCTGGGACGAGTTCGTTCGTCGCGTGAACAACGAGCTGGCTAACGGGTGGGGCAACCTGGTCAACCGCACGGTGTCCATGGCGCACAAGAACTTCGGCCAGGTGCCGGCGCCGGGCCCGCTCGAGGCGTCCGACGAGCGCATTCTGAATCTGGCGGAAGAGACCTTCACCACCGCGGGCGAGGAGCTGCGCAAGGCGCGGTTTAAGAACGCGATCACGAAGATCATGCACGTCGTCGGCGAGGCGAACGCCTACATCGCGGAGCAAGAGCCGTGGAAGCTGGCCAAGGACGAATCGCAGCGCGAGCGTCTCGCCACAGTGCTGTGGACTGCGCTGCAGGTGGTCTCCGACTGCAACGCCATGCTCACCCCGTTCCTCCCGCACACCGCGCAGAAGGTCCACGAGACCCTCGGCCGCGACGGCGTATGGGCTGCGGAGCCGCGCATCGAGGAGATTGTCGATGACGCCGACTACAACCTCGTCGGCGTCGGCCTGCCGGAGAAGGGGCAGACGTACCTCACGATCACCGGCGACTACACCCAGCAGCAGGCAATGTGGGGCCGCGTGGAGGTCACCCCGGGCACCGCGCTGGATAAGCCGCAGCCGCTGATTGCGAAGCTGGATCCGGAGCTGGGCGAGACCGGCCCGGAGTGGGCCCCAGTGCAGAAGTAG
- a CDS encoding DUF3806 domain-containing protein, whose product MAFQDIDSATQRQIDADLAEAAGRGVNGSPADIVGSFEAELTDYLALPRDVQRAFPRGDTARLYGTALGQALVREGFAWQLLVDDYGTDLVVVKDPGGADEKYTAPLVVVDQRFEDEEPGKLTEFLAQFL is encoded by the coding sequence ATGGCATTTCAAGACATCGACTCAGCCACCCAACGCCAAATCGACGCCGACCTCGCCGAAGCAGCCGGACGCGGCGTCAACGGCTCGCCTGCTGACATCGTCGGCTCGTTCGAGGCGGAACTGACCGACTACCTCGCACTTCCCCGCGACGTGCAGCGCGCCTTCCCCCGCGGCGACACCGCGCGCCTTTACGGCACCGCGCTCGGCCAAGCCCTGGTGCGGGAGGGCTTCGCGTGGCAATTGCTTGTCGACGACTACGGCACCGACCTTGTCGTCGTCAAAGATCCCGGCGGCGCGGACGAAAAGTACACCGCGCCACTGGTCGTCGTGGACCAGCGCTTCGAAGACGAGGAACCCGGCAAACTCACCGAGTTCCTCGCGCAGTTCCTCTAG
- a CDS encoding TatD family hydrolase: MSKKKPRPTPVPAERIEHLIDAHTHLASCGARTKGDVDAFVARALDAGVERICTVGDGLEEAELALQAAHFNDRVFAACAIHPTRAQELGDDARARLAAMAADERCVAVGETGIDTYWLKHDAEGTAPLEVQEEAFRFHIDLAVQSGKALMIHNREGDADMLRILDDAPRPKHVILHCFSSPLDVAREAIERGYVLSFAGNVTFKRNEELRQAAALAPAGQLLVETDAPYMTPEPFRGAKNEPSLIGHTAKVLADARGMEVADVAREISETFARVYGV; this comes from the coding sequence ATGAGCAAAAAGAAGCCACGTCCCACACCCGTGCCCGCTGAACGCATCGAGCACCTCATCGACGCGCACACCCACCTCGCCTCGTGCGGGGCGCGCACCAAAGGCGACGTCGACGCGTTTGTCGCGCGTGCCCTCGACGCCGGGGTGGAGCGCATCTGCACTGTCGGCGACGGCCTCGAGGAGGCGGAACTCGCGCTTCAGGCCGCGCACTTCAACGACCGTGTCTTCGCCGCGTGCGCGATCCACCCGACGAGGGCGCAGGAGCTTGGCGACGACGCCCGCGCCCGCCTTGCCGCCATGGCCGCCGACGAGCGCTGCGTGGCGGTGGGGGAGACCGGCATCGACACGTACTGGCTGAAGCACGATGCCGAGGGGACCGCGCCGCTCGAGGTGCAGGAGGAGGCGTTCCGTTTCCACATCGACCTCGCGGTGCAGTCGGGCAAGGCGCTGATGATCCACAACCGCGAGGGAGACGCCGACATGCTGCGCATCCTGGACGACGCCCCGCGTCCCAAGCACGTCATCTTGCACTGCTTTTCCTCGCCGCTGGATGTCGCGCGCGAAGCGATCGAGCGCGGCTACGTGCTCAGTTTTGCCGGCAACGTCACGTTCAAGCGCAACGAGGAGTTGCGACAGGCGGCCGCGCTTGCGCCGGCGGGTCAGTTGCTGGTGGAAACGGACGCGCCGTATATGACGCCGGAGCCGTTCCGCGGGGCGAAAAACGAGCCGTCGTTGATCGGTCATACGGCCAAGGTGCTTGCCGACGCGCGCGGCATGGAAGTGGCCGATGTGGCACGTGAGATAAGTGAGACGTTTGCTCGCGTGTACGGGGTGTGA
- a CDS encoding resuscitation-promoting factor: MSRQIKRINPKNSAAKRVAVGTVAGAVLVGGAGTAVASQKQVTVDVNGEETNVRTFASDVAGALESAGVQVADGDLVYPAPGEKIGRGETVTVRTAKPVAVVVDGVAQQITSTASTVGELLDEAGVATAAGVDLDRDHTVTEGLNVDVTTPKIVALRDGGELTYVSAAAKTVGDLLSARGVTFDSDDRVSHALTDDIVPGMEIVLDRVTTTDRPETVVVEEPAEYVDDENLDEGVEEIRKEGVQGEKQVIHRTVSVNGVVESEGVAEEKETKKAKPAVIARGTKKADERAGNTGAAAPAVADGSVWDAIAACESGGDWSINTGNGYHGGLQFNQGTWAAYGGTAYAPTADLATREQQIAIAEKTQAAQGWGAWPACTARLGLR; encoded by the coding sequence ATGTCCCGTCAGATCAAGCGGATTAACCCGAAAAACTCCGCCGCGAAACGCGTCGCGGTAGGTACCGTCGCCGGCGCTGTGCTGGTCGGCGGCGCGGGGACCGCGGTGGCGTCGCAGAAGCAGGTCACCGTCGACGTCAACGGTGAGGAAACCAACGTGCGCACCTTCGCCTCCGACGTAGCTGGCGCGCTCGAGTCCGCCGGTGTGCAGGTCGCGGACGGTGACCTTGTCTACCCGGCGCCGGGGGAGAAGATTGGCCGCGGCGAGACCGTGACGGTGCGCACCGCGAAGCCGGTAGCTGTCGTCGTCGACGGTGTCGCGCAGCAGATCACCTCCACCGCTTCGACTGTCGGCGAGCTGCTCGACGAGGCCGGTGTCGCCACCGCAGCCGGCGTCGACCTCGACCGCGACCACACTGTGACCGAGGGGCTCAACGTCGACGTGACCACTCCCAAGATCGTCGCGCTGCGCGACGGCGGCGAGCTGACCTACGTCTCCGCCGCCGCGAAGACCGTCGGCGACCTGCTCTCCGCGCGAGGCGTGACCTTCGACTCCGATGACCGTGTGAGCCACGCGCTTACCGACGACATCGTGCCCGGCATGGAGATCGTCCTCGACCGCGTGACCACCACCGACCGCCCCGAGACCGTTGTGGTGGAGGAGCCGGCCGAGTACGTCGACGACGAGAACCTCGACGAGGGGGTCGAGGAGATCCGTAAGGAAGGCGTGCAGGGCGAAAAGCAGGTCATCCACCGCACCGTGAGCGTCAACGGCGTCGTCGAGTCCGAAGGCGTGGCCGAAGAGAAGGAAACGAAGAAGGCGAAGCCGGCCGTCATCGCGCGCGGCACCAAGAAGGCTGACGAACGTGCCGGCAACACAGGCGCCGCCGCACCGGCTGTGGCCGACGGCTCGGTGTGGGACGCGATCGCGGCCTGCGAGTCCGGAGGCGACTGGTCCATCAACACCGGCAACGGCTACCACGGCGGCCTGCAGTTCAACCAGGGCACCTGGGCCGCGTACGGCGGCACCGCCTACGCGCCGACGGCGGACCTGGCCACCCGCGAACAGCAGATCGCCATCGCGGAAAAGACCCAAGCCGCGCAGGGCTGGGGCGCATGGCCGGCCTGCACCGCCCGTCTGGGCCTGCGCTAA
- the rsmA gene encoding 16S rRNA (adenine(1518)-N(6)/adenine(1519)-N(6))-dimethyltransferase RsmA, which translates to MAASHLLGPAEIRELAAELDVTPTKKLGQNFLHDPNTVRMIVGAAELSPDDVVVEVGPGLGSLTLGLVDTVSRVIALEIDPRLAGRLPATVAARAPEFAERLTVVNTDALKVSRTDLDAEPTALVANLPYNVSVPVLLHLLAEFPTIKRVLVMVQKEVADRLAAEPGSKIYGVPSVKAAFYGEVSRAGTIGKHVFWPAPNIESGLVRIDVDDTNPRELRGKVFPLVDAAFAQRRKTLRSTLAGQFGSAADAEAALRAAGIDPGLRGEKLTVDDFVRLGRGA; encoded by the coding sequence ATGGCGGCATCGCACCTGCTCGGCCCAGCCGAGATCCGTGAACTGGCCGCCGAACTCGACGTCACGCCGACGAAGAAGCTCGGTCAGAACTTTTTACACGACCCGAACACCGTGCGCATGATCGTCGGTGCGGCAGAGCTCTCGCCCGACGATGTCGTCGTGGAGGTCGGGCCTGGTTTGGGCTCGCTCACGCTCGGACTCGTGGATACGGTTTCGCGCGTCATCGCGTTGGAGATCGACCCGCGCCTGGCCGGGCGCCTGCCCGCCACAGTCGCGGCTCGCGCACCCGAGTTTGCCGAGCGACTCACCGTGGTCAACACCGATGCGTTGAAGGTCAGCCGCACGGACCTCGACGCCGAGCCGACCGCGCTGGTGGCCAACCTGCCGTACAACGTTTCCGTGCCGGTGCTGTTGCACCTGCTTGCGGAGTTCCCCACGATCAAGCGCGTGCTGGTCATGGTGCAAAAAGAGGTCGCCGACCGCCTGGCCGCGGAGCCGGGCTCGAAGATCTACGGCGTGCCCAGCGTGAAAGCGGCGTTCTACGGCGAGGTTTCGCGTGCGGGCACGATCGGCAAACACGTCTTCTGGCCGGCGCCGAACATCGAGTCGGGTCTGGTGCGCATCGACGTCGACGACACCAACCCCCGCGAACTGCGGGGGAAGGTCTTCCCGCTTGTCGACGCCGCCTTTGCCCAGCGCCGCAAAACCCTGCGCTCCACGCTTGCCGGCCAGTTCGGCTCCGCCGCCGATGCCGAGGCCGCCCTGCGCGCCGCGGGCATCGACCCGGGCTTGCGCGGCGAAAAGCTCACCGTCGACGACTTTGTGAGGCTCGGCCGTGGTGCATAA
- a CDS encoding 4-(cytidine 5'-diphospho)-2-C-methyl-D-erythritol kinase, whose product MHKYVASAPGKVNLHLGVGEARADGYHELVSVFHAVDRRERVTLIASDTMTDGPIVRSMSTTFFVDTPDEDIDGPGNLAWRAVDAVATRAGVALPEVRIEVDKHVFVAGGMAGGSADAAAALVAANALVADYGTPLDDDTLLALAASLGADVPFSLMGGTALGTGRGDELVAMLSRGRLHWVFVNPKVGIPTGKAFSLLDDMRHNNATLVPHLNTQALSQALTTGDATRVAAAMHNDLEGPALAMRPQLARLLDVAADAGLRAMVSGSGPTVAVLCDSLEHAQWVADHLAEHFDGYEVFVAEGPDQGAVVENVF is encoded by the coding sequence GTGCATAAGTATGTCGCCTCCGCGCCGGGCAAAGTCAACCTGCACCTCGGCGTCGGCGAGGCCCGCGCCGACGGCTACCACGAGCTAGTTAGCGTCTTCCACGCCGTCGACCGCCGCGAGCGCGTCACCCTCATCGCCTCCGACACGATGACCGACGGCCCGATTGTGCGCTCGATGTCGACCACGTTCTTCGTCGACACGCCCGACGAGGACATCGACGGCCCCGGCAACCTCGCCTGGCGCGCCGTCGACGCCGTTGCCACGCGCGCCGGGGTAGCGCTGCCTGAGGTGCGAATCGAGGTGGACAAGCACGTCTTCGTCGCCGGCGGCATGGCGGGCGGTTCGGCGGACGCGGCGGCCGCGCTCGTCGCTGCAAACGCGCTGGTGGCGGACTATGGCACCCCGCTTGACGACGACACCCTGCTCGCCCTCGCCGCCTCCCTCGGCGCCGACGTGCCGTTTTCGCTCATGGGCGGCACGGCACTTGGCACCGGCCGCGGCGACGAACTCGTCGCTATGCTCTCGCGCGGGCGTTTGCACTGGGTATTCGTCAATCCGAAGGTCGGTATCCCCACGGGCAAAGCCTTTTCGCTTCTCGACGACATGCGCCACAACAACGCGACCCTCGTGCCGCACCTGAACACCCAAGCGCTGTCGCAGGCGTTGACCACAGGCGACGCGACGCGGGTGGCGGCGGCGATGCACAACGACCTCGAGGGCCCGGCACTTGCGATGCGCCCGCAACTGGCCCGCCTGCTCGACGTCGCCGCCGACGCCGGGCTTCGCGCGATGGTCTCCGGCTCTGGCCCCACGGTGGCGGTCTTATGCGACAGCCTCGAGCACGCCCAGTGGGTCGCCGACCACCTTGCCGAGCACTTCGACGGGTACGAGGTGTTCGTCGCTGAAGGCCCTGATCAGGGCGCTGTGGTCGAAAACGTGTTCTAA
- a CDS encoding exonuclease domain-containing protein, which produces MPLLDATRNYLNGATSAVETSLAGLVPWAPPYVKGRPIWEHLPRIAQLRRGRELRAALALAEECLVAMRDAALADPSSALELYVAEVAGLHHALGQHNKAAAVIRDWFALGMPAPHPDMRVNLEKRLAKAEESLARRAGGDPAPHTARWRDLVAAEKLTPRTPRPELTGRARAPKPAKPARWIPSRDELLCDEFVAVDFETANRISGASACQVALVKVAGGEVVDTLCTYLRPPEEYIVFEFSHIHGIDRGDIEDAPSWFDIADDIVDFVGDRPVYAHNATFDASVWRGLDRYYYTGTYPERFYCTCRTTRRLLPHLADHTLPTVAEFCAPGFALEHHRADSDALACAHIVAHLQRARGLHSMLV; this is translated from the coding sequence ATGCCGCTTCTCGACGCCACCCGCAACTACCTCAACGGTGCGACCTCCGCCGTCGAAACCTCGCTCGCTGGCCTTGTGCCTTGGGCGCCTCCATACGTGAAGGGTCGCCCGATCTGGGAGCACCTGCCGCGCATCGCCCAGTTGCGCCGCGGGCGCGAACTGCGCGCCGCGCTCGCCCTTGCCGAAGAGTGCCTTGTTGCTATGCGCGACGCCGCGCTTGCGGACCCGTCCAGCGCACTTGAGCTCTACGTCGCCGAGGTCGCCGGCCTGCACCATGCCCTCGGCCAACACAACAAGGCAGCCGCCGTCATCCGCGATTGGTTCGCACTTGGCATGCCCGCACCACACCCGGACATGCGGGTGAACCTGGAAAAGCGGCTCGCTAAGGCAGAGGAATCCCTCGCACGCCGGGCAGGGGGAGACCCCGCACCGCACACAGCCCGCTGGCGCGACCTCGTCGCTGCCGAGAAGCTCACACCGCGCACCCCACGCCCCGAATTGACCGGCCGCGCCCGCGCCCCGAAGCCCGCCAAACCCGCTCGCTGGATCCCGAGCAGGGACGAGCTGCTGTGCGACGAATTCGTCGCCGTCGATTTCGAAACCGCCAACCGCATCTCCGGCGCATCCGCCTGTCAGGTCGCGTTGGTGAAGGTGGCCGGCGGGGAGGTCGTGGACACCCTGTGCACGTACCTGCGCCCGCCGGAGGAGTACATCGTCTTCGAGTTCAGCCACATCCACGGCATCGACCGCGGCGACATCGAGGATGCGCCAAGCTGGTTCGACATCGCCGACGACATCGTGGACTTCGTCGGCGACCGGCCCGTCTACGCGCACAACGCCACCTTCGACGCGTCCGTGTGGCGCGGGCTCGACCGCTACTACTACACCGGCACGTACCCCGAGCGGTTCTACTGCACCTGCCGCACCACGCGCCGGCTGCTGCCGCACCTTGCCGACCACACCCTGCCCACCGTCGCAGAGTTTTGCGCGCCGGGGTTCGCGCTTGAACACCACCGGGCAGATTCGGACGCGCTGGCGTGCGCGCATATCGTCGCGCACCTGCAGCGGGCACGCGGCCTGCACAGCATGCTGGTGTGA